A stretch of the Filimonas lacunae genome encodes the following:
- the gldF gene encoding gliding motility-associated ABC transporter permease subunit GldF, which produces MICKKEWQQFFNSLTGYIAIAIFLLLNGLFLFVFPDTSLLEFGYASLSGFFSYCPWILLFLVPTITMRSIADEYKSGTFELLKTWPLSSAQIVWGKFFGAVIIMLVALLPTVIYAVSMQQLSVIGGIDKGSTAGSYIGLLLLGCVFTAIGICTSSFTNNTVVAFITGAFLCFLLYTGFEAVSKLPVFKNGLDYYIEMLGINFHYNSISRGVVDTRDVVYFASVIVVFLLITQRNISKR; this is translated from the coding sequence ATGATATGCAAAAAAGAATGGCAGCAATTTTTTAACAGCCTTACCGGCTATATTGCTATCGCTATTTTCTTACTGTTAAACGGACTTTTCCTGTTTGTTTTCCCCGACACCAGTTTGCTGGAATTTGGCTACGCTTCGCTAAGCGGCTTTTTCTCGTACTGTCCGTGGATATTGTTATTCCTGGTGCCTACCATTACCATGCGCAGCATAGCAGATGAGTATAAAAGCGGCACGTTTGAACTGCTGAAAACATGGCCTTTATCCAGTGCACAAATTGTATGGGGTAAGTTTTTTGGCGCGGTGATCATTATGTTGGTGGCGCTGTTACCCACTGTTATTTATGCCGTAAGCATGCAGCAGCTAAGCGTAATAGGTGGCATTGATAAAGGCAGTACGGCAGGTAGCTATATTGGTCTGTTGTTGTTAGGATGTGTGTTCACTGCCATTGGCATATGCACCAGCAGCTTTACCAACAACACCGTGGTTGCATTTATTACCGGCGCTTTTCTTTGCTTTTTATTATATACTGGTTTTGAAGCCGTGAGTAAACTGCCTGTGTTTAAAAACGGGCTGGACTATTACATTGAAATGCTGGGTATTAACTTTCATTATAACAGTATTAGCAGGGGCGTGGTAGACACGCGTGATGTGGTATACTTTGCCAGTGTTATTGTAGTGTTTTTGCTTATTACCCAACGAAATATTAGTAAGAGATAA
- a CDS encoding HesB/IscA family protein: MVATDNGLFISDKAKVRVESLMAEAGVGNDPSYFLRVSVVGGGCSGLSYKLDFDNESKPGDQVFEDKGIKVVTDLKSFLYLVNTELDFSEGLNGKGFYFNNPNATRTCGCGESFSV, from the coding sequence ATGGTAGCAACAGATAACGGCTTATTTATAAGTGATAAAGCAAAAGTGAGAGTGGAAAGCCTGATGGCCGAAGCAGGTGTTGGTAACGATCCTTCCTACTTTTTGCGTGTATCGGTAGTAGGTGGTGGTTGCTCTGGATTGAGCTACAAACTGGATTTTGATAACGAGTCAAAACCGGGCGACCAGGTTTTTGAAGACAAAGGCATTAAAGTAGTTACCGATTTAAAAAGCTTTTTATACCTGGTAAATACAGAACTGGATTTTTCGGAAGGCTTAAATGGTAAAGGGTTTTACTTTAACAACCCTAACGCCACCCGTACCTGCGGTTGCGGAGAAAGTTTTTCAGTGTAG
- a CDS encoding bifunctional UDP-N-acetylmuramoyl-tripeptide:D-alanyl-D-alanine ligase/alanine racemase — protein sequence MEYTIEQIAALCGGQLVKNRQVTEKVQYLVTDSRRISFPATSLFIALKTSLRDGHQFLADVYQRGVRSFMVQHVPDAAELSDADYIVVPDSLQAMQQLAAKHRQQFTYPVIGITGSNGKTIVKEWLYQLLHDDFNIVRSPRSYNSQIGVPLSVWQMNSQHTLGIFEAGISQPGEMAALESVIGPTIGLLTNIGEAHSEGFASIEEKLLQKLLLFKHAHILFCNTDDERVAKAVANSGLPLFTIGSKEGNALHITGIEQEPVTTVTDNAVTAVKAVAMPFVIRVTAIYKGSNKTITIPFTDTASIQNAIACWAVMLYLEIEDAVIAKRIAALQQVDMRLQMVEALNNCAVINDSYSFDITSFTIAIEFLQQQNQYLKRTVILSDLPAFTAEENYGMVAQILEQKQIDRIITIGSKWQGYARLLAALPARVEQYASTDVFLQQVSVSHFRNEAILLKGARVFAFERIAAMLSQQVHKTVMEINLTALAHNLKQYQQRLQPGTRLMAMVKAFGYGSGSAEVANVLQFHKVDYLAVAYADEAVDLRKAGISLPILVMNVDEAAFDTIVEYNLEPELFSFPILKAFLKFLQQQGLQQYPVHIKLDTGMHRLGFEEPDMPALINILQQQQEVVVTSVFSHLTSSEDPNDDEFTHLQATRFERCCALLKEGLGYSFIRHLSNSAAIFRLPELQYDMVRLGIGLYGVDSANEHQLSLQTVGTLNTTIAQLRKVKAGETVSYNRKGKITRDSLIATLRIGYADGYNRRLGYGRGKVWVKGQLVPVVGTVCMDMMMVDVTDVPGVTENDIVEVFGAHLPVQQVAAWSETIAYEILTSVGQRIKRVYIEE from the coding sequence ATGGAATATACTATTGAGCAGATAGCTGCTTTATGCGGCGGACAGTTGGTAAAAAACAGACAGGTGACTGAGAAGGTTCAGTACCTGGTAACGGACAGCCGCCGGATCTCTTTTCCTGCTACTTCTCTTTTTATAGCCCTGAAAACTTCTTTACGTGATGGCCACCAGTTTCTGGCAGATGTATATCAGCGTGGTGTAAGAAGCTTTATGGTACAACATGTACCGGATGCAGCTGAACTATCGGATGCGGATTATATAGTAGTGCCTGATAGTTTGCAAGCCATGCAGCAACTGGCAGCAAAGCACCGGCAGCAGTTTACCTATCCGGTAATTGGCATTACCGGCAGCAATGGCAAAACCATTGTGAAAGAATGGCTGTACCAGTTATTACATGATGATTTTAATATAGTACGCAGTCCGCGTAGTTATAATTCTCAAATAGGGGTGCCTTTAAGTGTATGGCAAATGAACAGCCAGCACACACTGGGCATTTTTGAAGCAGGTATATCTCAGCCTGGTGAGATGGCGGCCCTGGAATCAGTTATTGGCCCTACCATCGGATTACTTACCAATATTGGAGAAGCGCATAGTGAAGGCTTTGCCAGTATAGAGGAGAAGCTGCTGCAAAAATTATTATTATTTAAGCATGCACATATTCTGTTTTGTAACACCGATGATGAACGTGTTGCAAAGGCAGTAGCAAATAGCGGATTGCCTTTGTTTACTATTGGTAGCAAGGAGGGCAATGCCTTACACATTACGGGTATTGAACAGGAGCCGGTAACTACGGTTACTGATAACGCTGTAACTGCAGTAAAAGCAGTAGCCATGCCTTTTGTTATCCGCGTTACTGCCATATATAAAGGCAGTAACAAAACCATTACCATTCCTTTTACCGATACGGCTTCTATACAAAATGCCATTGCCTGCTGGGCAGTGATGTTGTACCTGGAGATAGAAGATGCGGTTATTGCTAAACGCATAGCCGCTTTGCAACAGGTAGATATGCGCCTGCAAATGGTGGAAGCTTTAAATAACTGTGCCGTTATCAACGACAGTTATAGTTTTGATATTACTTCCTTTACTATTGCTATAGAGTTTTTACAACAGCAAAACCAGTACCTGAAAAGAACGGTGATATTGAGCGACCTGCCTGCATTTACAGCAGAGGAAAATTATGGCATGGTGGCGCAGATACTGGAACAAAAGCAAATTGACCGTATTATAACCATTGGTAGTAAATGGCAAGGTTATGCAAGGCTATTGGCGGCATTACCTGCAAGGGTGGAACAATATGCTTCTACCGATGTGTTTTTACAGCAGGTGTCAGTATCACATTTCCGCAACGAAGCTATTTTACTGAAAGGGGCGCGTGTGTTTGCTTTTGAGCGTATTGCAGCCATGTTATCGCAACAGGTGCACAAAACGGTAATGGAAATTAACCTTACTGCACTGGCACATAATTTAAAGCAATACCAGCAACGCCTGCAACCTGGTACGCGGTTGATGGCGATGGTAAAGGCCTTTGGCTATGGATCGGGAAGTGCAGAAGTGGCCAACGTGCTGCAGTTTCATAAGGTAGATTACCTGGCTGTGGCCTATGCCGATGAAGCGGTGGATTTACGCAAGGCCGGCATTAGCCTGCCTATATTGGTAATGAATGTAGATGAAGCAGCGTTTGATACCATTGTAGAATACAACCTGGAACCTGAGCTGTTTTCGTTTCCTATACTAAAGGCATTTCTGAAATTTCTGCAACAACAGGGATTGCAGCAGTATCCGGTGCATATTAAGCTGGATACAGGTATGCATCGTCTGGGGTTTGAAGAACCGGATATGCCTGCTTTAATAAACATATTACAGCAGCAACAGGAGGTGGTGGTAACTTCTGTGTTTAGTCATCTTACATCGAGCGAAGATCCGAACGATGATGAGTTCACACATTTACAGGCTACCCGTTTTGAACGTTGTTGTGCGTTGCTGAAAGAAGGATTGGGATATTCATTTATCCGTCATTTATCCAACTCGGCAGCTATTTTCCGTTTACCCGAGCTACAGTACGATATGGTACGGCTGGGTATTGGATTATATGGGGTAGATAGTGCCAATGAACACCAGCTGAGCCTGCAAACAGTGGGTACGTTAAATACTACCATTGCACAGTTGCGTAAGGTAAAAGCTGGGGAAACAGTAAGTTATAACCGGAAAGGGAAAATTACCCGCGACTCGCTGATTGCTACGTTAAGAATAGGTTATGCCGATGGTTATAACCGCAGGCTGGGCTATGGACGGGGTAAGGTGTGGGTAAAGGGACAACTGGTGCCGGTAGTAGGAACAGTTTGCATGGATATGATGATGGTGGATGTGACAGATGTGCCGGGGGTTACTGAAAATGACATTGTAGAGGTGTTTGGAGCTCATTTACCGGTACAGCAGGTGGCGGCCTGGAGCGAGACAATTGCCTATGAAATACTTACATCCGTAGGGCAACGCATAAAACGGGTGTATATTGAGGAGTGA
- a CDS encoding enoyl-CoA hydratase/isomerase family protein codes for MEVVTALENGIYTITINRPDKLNALNRDVINGLSEALNEVYNNPDIKSAILTGAGNKAFVAGADISEFTELDAAGGEELARRGQQLVFDKIENSPKPIVAAVNGYALGGGCELALACHFIIASDNARFGQPEVNLGLIPGYGGTQRLTQAVGKGRAMQLIMTGETFAAQQAMEYGVVNEVVAPDALLEKVKNILLVIHSKAPLAIAKVIESINHFDHTHKGYDFEIKKFGECFGTEDKKEGAAAFLEKRKPVFKGR; via the coding sequence ATGGAAGTAGTAACAGCATTGGAAAATGGCATCTATACCATCACCATTAACCGCCCGGACAAACTGAATGCTCTCAACAGAGATGTGATTAATGGTTTGTCGGAAGCACTGAACGAAGTATATAACAATCCCGATATAAAATCAGCCATCCTTACCGGTGCCGGCAATAAAGCTTTTGTAGCCGGGGCTGATATCAGCGAGTTTACCGAGCTGGATGCAGCTGGTGGTGAAGAACTGGCCCGTCGCGGGCAGCAACTGGTGTTTGATAAAATAGAGAATTCACCCAAACCTATTGTAGCCGCTGTAAACGGTTATGCATTGGGCGGAGGTTGCGAACTGGCGCTTGCCTGCCATTTTATCATCGCCAGCGACAATGCCCGGTTTGGGCAGCCCGAAGTGAACCTGGGCCTTATTCCCGGCTATGGCGGCACACAACGCCTTACACAGGCGGTAGGTAAAGGCCGGGCCATGCAATTGATTATGACCGGCGAAACCTTCGCCGCCCAGCAGGCTATGGAATATGGTGTAGTAAATGAAGTGGTAGCCCCCGATGCCTTATTGGAGAAAGTAAAGAATATCTTACTGGTTATTCATAGTAAAGCACCGCTGGCCATTGCCAAGGTAATTGAAAGCATTAATCATTTCGACCACACACACAAAGGCTACGACTTTGAAATAAAGAAGTTTGGCGAATGCTTTGGTACAGAAGATAAAAAAGAAGGCGCAGCCGCCTTTTTGGAAAAAAGAAAACCTGTGTTCAAAGGCAGGTAA
- a CDS encoding cobalamin B12-binding domain-containing protein gives MRNAGMEVIYTGLCQTPEMVVNAALQEDVDVIGISILSGAHMTLFPKVMQLMKEKGMEDVLLTGGGIIPEEDMAHLNNMGIGKLFAPGTSTTDIAAYIRN, from the coding sequence CTGCGCAATGCCGGCATGGAAGTAATATATACCGGTTTATGCCAGACTCCGGAAATGGTAGTAAACGCTGCTTTGCAGGAAGACGTGGATGTTATAGGCATCAGCATATTATCCGGCGCGCATATGACTCTCTTCCCCAAAGTAATGCAGCTGATGAAAGAAAAAGGTATGGAGGATGTGCTGCTTACCGGTGGTGGCATTATACCGGAAGAAGATATGGCCCATCTCAATAACATGGGTATAGGTAAATTATTCGCACCCGGCACCTCTACCACCGATATTGCCGCTTATATCCGTAACTGA
- a CDS encoding lipoprotein signal peptidase, translated as MKGKHLAAFIILILLADQALKFYIKTNYYLSEEHRIIGSWFRLHFVENPGMAWGWTLDLFGEHGKLVLTLFRLVACVVGVFYLRTITRKGYHKGFIICAGLIYAGALGNLIDSMFYGLIFDSSDLYLQNVAKLFPTGGGYASFLHGKVVDMFYFPIITGVNFPSWFPFWGGEPFEFFRPVFNIADVSISAGVIAILVFQSRFFPQPAKDTSKEKGPDEAPKNINESKPVI; from the coding sequence ATGAAAGGGAAACATTTAGCAGCGTTTATCATTTTAATATTGCTGGCTGATCAGGCTTTAAAGTTTTACATTAAAACAAACTATTATTTAAGTGAAGAACACAGAATAATAGGCAGTTGGTTTAGGCTGCACTTTGTGGAAAACCCCGGTATGGCATGGGGATGGACGTTGGACTTATTTGGTGAGCATGGTAAATTAGTACTGACACTGTTTCGTTTGGTAGCCTGTGTGGTAGGTGTCTTTTATTTACGCACTATTACCCGCAAGGGCTATCATAAAGGTTTTATTATTTGTGCAGGCCTTATTTACGCCGGTGCATTAGGTAACCTGATAGATAGTATGTTTTATGGTCTGATATTCGACAGCAGCGATCTGTATTTGCAGAATGTAGCCAAATTGTTTCCTACGGGTGGTGGTTATGCCAGCTTCCTGCATGGTAAAGTGGTAGACATGTTTTATTTCCCCATCATTACCGGTGTAAACTTTCCTTCCTGGTTTCCTTTCTGGGGTGGTGAACCGTTTGAGTTTTTCAGACCAGTATTTAACATCGCCGATGTTTCTATTTCTGCCGGTGTAATTGCCATTTTAGTGTTTCAAAGCAGGTTTTTTCCGCAGCCGGCTAAAGATACTTCCAAAGAAAAGGGCCCCGATGAGGCCCCTAAAAATATAAATGAAAGCAAGCCGGTTATTTAA
- the fumC gene encoding class II fumarate hydratase, translating into MDYRIEKDTMGEVKVPAHVYWGAQTQRSIENFKIAQDINRMPKEIIAAFAYLKKAAALANLELGVLPKEKSDLIGQSCDEILAGKLDDQFPLVVWQTGSGTQSNMNVNEVVAYRAHVITGGSLTDKDKVLHPNDDVNKSQSSNDTFPTAMHIAAYKMLLEVTIPGIEKLRDTLAAKSKEFMHVVKIGRTHFMDATPLTLGQEFSGYVSQLNHGLKAIKNTLEHLTELALGGTAVGTGINTPKGYSEVVAKKIAELTGFPFVTAENKFEALAAHDAIVEAHGALKTVAVSLMKIANDVRMLSSGPRSGIGEIFIPDNEPGSSIMPGKVNPTQCEALTMIAAQVLGNDVTINIGGANGHFELNVFKPVMIFNFLHSARLIGEGCISFNDKCAAGIEPLHENIKKHVDNSLMLVTALNTKIGYYKAAEIAQTAHKEGTTLKEMAVKLGYLTPTEFDEWVIPAKMVGDI; encoded by the coding sequence ATGGACTATCGTATAGAAAAAGACACGATGGGCGAAGTGAAGGTTCCCGCTCATGTTTATTGGGGTGCACAAACGCAGCGCAGCATTGAAAACTTCAAGATAGCGCAGGACATTAACAGAATGCCTAAAGAGATTATTGCGGCTTTTGCTTACCTGAAAAAGGCAGCAGCTTTGGCAAACCTGGAGTTGGGCGTTTTACCCAAAGAAAAAAGCGACCTGATTGGACAATCATGCGACGAAATTCTGGCAGGTAAACTGGACGATCAGTTTCCCCTGGTAGTATGGCAAACTGGTAGCGGTACCCAAAGCAACATGAACGTAAACGAAGTAGTTGCTTACCGTGCACATGTTATCACCGGAGGTTCTTTAACCGACAAAGACAAGGTGTTACATCCTAATGATGATGTAAACAAATCCCAGTCATCTAACGATACTTTCCCTACCGCTATGCACATAGCAGCCTATAAAATGCTGCTGGAAGTAACTATACCCGGTATTGAAAAACTGCGCGATACCCTGGCTGCCAAAAGCAAGGAGTTTATGCACGTGGTAAAAATTGGCCGTACACACTTTATGGATGCAACGCCATTAACGTTGGGCCAGGAGTTTAGCGGTTATGTTTCTCAACTGAACCACGGCTTAAAAGCCATTAAAAATACCCTGGAGCACCTGACCGAACTGGCATTAGGTGGCACAGCGGTAGGTACCGGCATCAACACGCCTAAAGGTTATAGCGAAGTAGTCGCAAAAAAAATAGCCGAATTAACCGGTTTTCCTTTTGTTACGGCTGAAAATAAATTTGAAGCCTTAGCAGCACACGATGCTATTGTAGAGGCACATGGCGCTTTGAAAACAGTAGCCGTTAGCTTAATGAAAATAGCCAACGACGTGCGTATGCTTAGCTCTGGCCCCCGTTCAGGTATTGGTGAAATATTCATCCCTGATAACGAGCCAGGCTCTTCTATCATGCCAGGTAAAGTAAACCCAACCCAGTGCGAAGCATTAACCATGATTGCTGCACAGGTGTTAGGAAACGACGTTACCATTAACATCGGCGGTGCAAACGGTCACTTTGAGCTGAACGTGTTTAAACCGGTGATGATTTTCAACTTCCTGCACAGCGCCCGCTTAATTGGCGAAGGTTGCATCAGCTTTAATGATAAGTGTGCTGCCGGTATTGAACCACTGCACGAAAACATTAAAAAGCACGTTGACAATAGCTTAATGCTGGTAACTGCCCTTAACACCAAAATCGGCTACTATAAGGCAGCAGAAATTGCACAAACAGCACACAAAGAAGGTACTACCTTAAAAGAAATGGCTGTGAAACTGGGCTACCTTACTCCGACTGAATTTGATGAGTGGGTAATACCTGCTAAAATGGTAGGTGACATTTAA
- a CDS encoding cupin domain-containing protein — protein sequence MIKAYHLYTGTDGHSHFTEGFVTNDVSTSAVSTHFKETAPHSVYDWHPAPATQYVVTLQGTLEFEMNSGKKFILNPGEILIAMDTTGSGHKWQMLGDEPWRRMYVVFTDINDINFVAAQGS from the coding sequence ATGATAAAAGCATACCATCTTTACACCGGTACTGACGGACATTCACATTTTACAGAAGGCTTTGTCACCAATGATGTAAGCACTTCTGCTGTTTCTACCCACTTTAAAGAAACTGCCCCACACTCTGTTTACGACTGGCATCCCGCCCCCGCTACACAATATGTAGTTACTTTACAGGGCACCCTGGAATTTGAGATGAACTCCGGTAAGAAGTTTATCCTTAACCCCGGCGAAATATTAATAGCCATGGACACTACCGGATCAGGTCACAAATGGCAAATGCTGGGCGATGAGCCCTGGAGGCGTATGTATGTTGTGTTCACCGATATCAATGACATCAACTTTGTAGCAGCCCAGGGCAGTTAA
- the gltX gene encoding glutamate--tRNA ligase, whose translation MSSKKVRVRFAPSPTGGLHLGGVRTVLFNYLFAKKQGGEFILRIEDTDQTRFVAGAEEYITETLRWCGLEADEGPHKGGQYGPYRQSERKPLYKEYAEKLIAQGQAYYAFDTSEELENMRQQYKTDENPSPQYGHTLRGKMRNSLTLPAEEVTRLLSEGTPHVVRIKMPDNETISFQDMIRGEVSFQSELVDDKVLLKADGMPTYHLAVVVDDYLMHISHAFRGEEWLSSAPVHVLLWKYLFGLENMPQWAHLPLILGPDGSKLSKRHGNKYGFPIFAMNWTDPRTQDFTEGFRERGFLPEAFVNVLALLGWNDGTDQEVFSLEELVERFDLSRVNHSGAIFDFEKAKWFNSEWIKRLPAEKWQPTVKTIFEQAGIAITDDTQFTTVLELVKDRCTLLSDFVAQADFFFRAPATIDTPAIQPKWNDQKQLFFVELIRAYELMSSWDHDSLEKEFKEIAAVQQLKTGELMLPLRIMLVGGKFGPGVFDIATMIGKEATIARIKHTLQLLQTA comes from the coding sequence ATGAGCAGCAAAAAAGTAAGAGTACGTTTTGCCCCCTCTCCAACCGGAGGATTGCATTTGGGTGGCGTTAGAACCGTTTTGTTCAATTACCTGTTTGCTAAGAAGCAAGGAGGCGAATTTATACTACGAATTGAAGACACCGACCAAACCCGTTTTGTAGCCGGTGCCGAAGAATATATAACAGAAACTTTACGTTGGTGTGGCCTGGAAGCCGATGAAGGTCCGCACAAAGGTGGTCAGTACGGCCCCTACCGTCAAAGCGAACGCAAACCGCTGTATAAGGAGTATGCCGAAAAGCTGATAGCACAAGGTCAGGCCTACTACGCATTTGATACCTCGGAAGAGCTGGAAAACATGCGCCAGCAATATAAAACCGATGAAAACCCTTCTCCGCAGTATGGGCATACCCTGCGTGGTAAAATGCGCAATTCATTAACATTACCTGCCGAAGAAGTTACCCGCTTACTCAGCGAGGGCACTCCGCACGTGGTGCGTATTAAAATGCCGGATAACGAAACCATCAGTTTCCAGGATATGATACGTGGCGAAGTAAGCTTCCAGTCCGAACTGGTAGATGATAAAGTATTACTGAAAGCAGATGGTATGCCTACCTATCACCTGGCGGTGGTAGTAGATGATTACCTGATGCACATTTCACACGCTTTCCGTGGAGAAGAATGGCTGTCCAGCGCTCCTGTACATGTGTTATTATGGAAATACCTGTTTGGCCTGGAAAACATGCCACAATGGGCACACCTGCCGTTGATTTTAGGTCCCGATGGCTCTAAGCTCAGCAAACGCCATGGCAACAAATATGGTTTCCCCATTTTTGCTATGAACTGGACCGATCCACGTACACAGGATTTTACAGAAGGTTTCCGCGAACGTGGTTTCCTGCCTGAAGCATTTGTAAACGTGCTGGCACTGTTAGGCTGGAACGATGGCACCGACCAGGAAGTGTTTTCCCTGGAAGAACTGGTAGAACGCTTTGACCTGTCGCGCGTAAACCACAGCGGCGCTATTTTCGATTTTGAAAAAGCCAAATGGTTCAACAGTGAATGGATTAAACGCCTGCCTGCCGAAAAATGGCAGCCTACGGTGAAAACCATCTTTGAACAAGCGGGTATTGCCATTACCGATGATACGCAGTTTACCACAGTGCTGGAACTGGTAAAAGACCGTTGCACCCTGTTAAGCGATTTTGTGGCACAGGCCGATTTCTTTTTCCGCGCCCCTGCTACAATAGACACCCCTGCTATTCAGCCTAAATGGAACGATCAAAAGCAGTTGTTCTTTGTAGAGCTGATCCGCGCTTATGAACTGATGAGCAGCTGGGATCACGACAGCCTGGAAAAAGAGTTTAAAGAAATAGCCGCTGTACAACAGTTAAAAACCGGCGAGCTGATGCTGCCTTTGCGCATTATGCTGGTAGGTGGCAAGTTTGGCCCGGGCGTGTTTGATATTGCCACAATGATAGGTAAAGAAGCAACTATTGCACGCATTAAACATACTTTACAGTTATTACAAACTGCTTAG
- the gldG gene encoding gliding motility-associated ABC transporter substrate-binding protein GldG, with product MRNLIRSKYGWVGIAIAFLLVISISSTIHYRVDLTAEKRFSLSASTKKLLHELDTPVTVKVFLTGDLPADYRKLAAASKDLLTEFRDQSGNYVRVTFEQPGEGLDDSARFHLYDSLARLGVVFEQSETVKAADAKSTSQVIMPSALVYYKDRQPYAIDLRSSRKVFKNFNVTTDVPQEDKEATRNAAEALLEFKFADAIDKLTRKYVPSVAYVIGNGEPVDRTVNDLGENLRNDYRLAVFDLKQGYPRAEDIDALIIVKPTQPFSDEDKLKLDQYVMHGGKIIWFVDKLYAEMDSLMRSQADFVAFDRNLNLDDLLFKYGVRINGDLLQDLNCSKIPLVIGYNPDNSPRMQRIPWPYYPFLSAGNENPISKNLDRVLPIFPTSIDTVQAPGIRKTILLASDTNSRVINSPALVSLNSVRTEEDFNSFRKSRIPVAVLLEGRFHSLFANRLLPAKKDSIAAALGQPFAIENATPTKQIVVSDADIVTNANNSTTGPMPMGMLPFENYRFANREFFLNSVDYLVSNSGIFESRNKDVTLRLLDKNKVAEQRTFWQLMNIVVPVLLVLGFGVVLQWRRKKMYTQAASKS from the coding sequence ATGCGTAATCTGATACGTTCTAAATATGGATGGGTGGGTATTGCTATTGCGTTCCTGCTTGTGATAAGTATATCCTCCACTATACATTACCGCGTTGACTTAACTGCTGAAAAGCGTTTTAGTTTAAGTGCTTCTACCAAAAAACTGTTGCACGAACTGGATACACCTGTTACGGTAAAAGTGTTTTTAACGGGCGACCTGCCTGCCGATTACCGTAAGCTGGCAGCTGCTAGCAAAGATTTGCTGACGGAGTTTCGCGACCAGAGTGGCAACTATGTGCGTGTAACCTTTGAGCAACCAGGTGAAGGCCTGGATGATAGCGCCCGCTTTCATTTATACGATAGCCTGGCACGTTTAGGGGTGGTGTTTGAGCAAAGTGAAACGGTGAAAGCAGCTGATGCCAAATCTACCAGCCAGGTAATAATGCCTTCGGCTTTGGTATATTATAAAGATCGTCAGCCCTATGCTATTGACCTGCGCAGCAGTCGTAAAGTGTTTAAGAACTTTAATGTAACCACCGATGTGCCACAGGAAGATAAAGAAGCTACACGCAATGCTGCAGAAGCTTTACTGGAGTTTAAGTTTGCAGATGCTATTGATAAACTCACCCGCAAATATGTACCGTCTGTGGCTTATGTCATTGGCAACGGCGAGCCGGTGGATAGAACGGTGAACGACCTGGGCGAAAACCTGCGTAACGATTACCGCCTGGCGGTGTTTGATTTAAAGCAGGGCTATCCCCGTGCAGAAGATATTGATGCGCTGATTATTGTAAAGCCTACACAGCCTTTTTCGGATGAAGACAAACTGAAACTGGATCAGTATGTAATGCACGGCGGTAAGATCATTTGGTTTGTGGATAAGCTGTATGCAGAGATGGATAGCCTGATGCGCAGTCAGGCCGACTTTGTGGCTTTTGACAGGAACCTGAATCTGGATGATCTGTTGTTCAAATATGGAGTGCGCATTAACGGCGATCTGTTGCAGGATTTAAACTGTTCTAAAATTCCATTAGTAATAGGATACAACCCGGACAACAGTCCGCGTATGCAAAGAATCCCCTGGCCTTATTATCCGTTTTTATCTGCGGGCAACGAAAATCCTATTTCCAAAAACCTGGACAGGGTGTTACCTATCTTCCCTACCAGCATAGATACGGTGCAGGCTCCAGGTATACGTAAAACGATATTGCTGGCATCTGATACCAACAGCCGTGTGATCAACTCTCCTGCTTTGGTAAGTTTAAACAGTGTGCGCACAGAAGAAGACTTTAATTCGTTTCGGAAAAGCAGGATACCGGTAGCTGTGTTACTGGAAGGCCGCTTTCACTCCCTGTTTGCGAACAGGTTACTACCTGCCAAGAAAGATAGTATAGCCGCCGCACTTGGCCAGCCTTTTGCTATAGAGAACGCCACGCCTACCAAACAGATAGTAGTGTCGGATGCCGATATTGTAACCAATGCCAACAACAGCACTACAGGGCCTATGCCTATGGGTATGTTGCCTTTTGAAAATTACCGTTTTGCCAACAGGGAATTTTTCTTAAACAGTGTAGATTACCTGGTTAGCAATAGCGGCATATTTGAAAGCAGGAATAAAGATGTTACCCTTCGACTGCTGGATAAGAACAAGGTGGCAGAACAGCGTACCTTCTGGCAGTTGATGAATATTGTAGTGCCTGTGCTACTGGTGTTAGGATTTGGAGTGGTGTTGCAATGGCGGCGTAAGAAGATGTATACACAAGCAGCTTCAAAGTCATAA